Part of the Kitasatospora sp. NBC_01266 genome, CCGATATCTCTCGCCAACTCCCCTGACCGAAAGCGGATCTGACGTATGAACAGGGAAACTGCCGGCTCGCTGAACGCCGCCCGCCGCGCCCGCGAGCTCGCGGAGCTGGCCGGGTCGGCCGCCGGCGCCGGGCCCGCCGTCGACGTCCTGGTGATCGGCGGCGGCGTCACCGGTGCCGGCATCGCGCTGGACGCGGCCGCCCGCGGGCTGTCCGTCGTGCTCGCCGAGAAGCACGACCTCGGCTTCGGCACCAGCCGCTGGAGCTCCAAGCTGGTCCACGGCGGTCTGCGCTACCTCGCCTCGGGCAGCGTCGGCATCGCCCGGGAGAGCGCGGTGGAGCGCGGCATCCTGCTCGAGCGCACCGCCCCCCACCTGGTGCACGCGCTGCCGCAGATCGTCCCGCTGCTGCCGGGCACCCGCCTGGCGGACGCCGCGCTGGTCCGGGCCGGCTTCCTGGCCGGGGACCTGCTGCGGCTGACCGCCGGCACCTCCTCGGCCACCCTGCCCCGCTCCCGCCGCCTCACCCGCGCCGAGGTGCTGCGCTACGCCCCCACCGTCCGGTCCGCCGGGCTGCGCGGTGGCCTGGTCTTCTGGGACGGCCAACTGGTCGATGACGCCCGCCTGGTGGTCGCCCTGGCCCGCACCGCGGCGGCGCACGGCGCGCGGGTCCTGACCCGCTGCGCGGTCAGCGCGGCGCACGGCACCGGGGCCCGGCTGACCGACGAACTGACCGGCGAATCCTTCGAGTTGACCGCCCGCACGGTGATCAACGCGGCCGGTGTCTGGGCCGGCGAGCTGGCCCCCGGGATCACCCTGCGACCCAGCCGCGGCACCCACCTGGTCTTCCCGCAGTCCGCGTTCACCGGCCCGACCGGCGCCCTGAACGCCGGACTCACCGTGCCG contains:
- a CDS encoding glycerol-3-phosphate dehydrogenase/oxidase; translated protein: MNRETAGSLNAARRARELAELAGSAAGAGPAVDVLVIGGGVTGAGIALDAAARGLSVVLAEKHDLGFGTSRWSSKLVHGGLRYLASGSVGIARESAVERGILLERTAPHLVHALPQIVPLLPGTRLADAALVRAGFLAGDLLRLTAGTSSATLPRSRRLTRAEVLRYAPTVRSAGLRGGLVFWDGQLVDDARLVVALARTAAAHGARVLTRCAVSAAHGTGARLTDELTGESFELTARTVINAAGVWAGELAPGITLRPSRGTHLVFPQSAFTGPTGALNAGLTVPVPGETNRFVFALPAPDGRVYVGLTDEDAPGPIPDVPQPAESEIDFLLQTISSALRTPLTRADLLGTFAGLRPLLDDGTGRTADVSRKHAVLTGPDGLVTVVGGKLTTYRQMAEDALDAALAHARLTARPCRTRTLPLLGAAPRPQLDRIAAPLRLVRRYGTEAPAVLAAADGDPALLTPIAPGTDTTAAELLFAVRHEGALDTADLLDRRTRIGLAPAHRAAALPAAERALEG